Proteins co-encoded in one Phalacrocorax carbo chromosome 5, bPhaCar2.1, whole genome shotgun sequence genomic window:
- the CTDSP1 gene encoding carboxy-terminal domain RNA polymerase II polypeptide A small phosphatase 1, whose amino-acid sequence MEHQSIIAQVSREEGSAPLQEKGTQAPTKKPRSRSILQSLFCCLCRDEGEPCTGTTGAPLLVEENGALPKAAVKHLLPEIKPQDASKLCVVIDLDETLVHSSFKPVNNADFIIPVEIDGIMHQVYVLKRPHVDEFLQRMGELFECVLFTASLAKYADPVADLLDKWGAFRARLFRESCVFHRGNYVKDLSRLGRDLRRIIIVDNSPASYIFHPDNAVPVASWFDNMADTELLDLLPFFERLSKVEDVYAVLKKQRTNS is encoded by the exons aTGGAGCACCAGTCCATCATCGCCCAGGTtagcagggaggaggggagcgcCCCGCTGCAGGAGAAAG GTACCCAGGCCCCCACCAAGAAGCCGCGGAGCCGTAGCATCCTCCAGTCcctcttctgctgcctgtgccgcGATGAGGGGGAGCCCTGCACTGGCACCACCGGCGCCCCGCTGCTGGTGGAGGAGAATGGGGCCCTGCCCAAG gctgctgtcaAACACCTCCTGCCTGAGATAAAGCCGCAGGACGCCAGTAAGCTGTGCGTGGTCATCGACCTGGACGAGACGCTGGTGCACAGCTCCTTCAAG CCGGTGAACAACGCCGACTTCATCATTCCCGTGGAAATTGATGGCATCATGCACCAG GTGTATGTGCTCAAGCGGCCACACGTGGATGAGTTCCTGCAGCGCATGGGCGAGCTCTTCGAGTGTGTGCTCTTCACCGCCAGCCTGGCCAAG TATGCAGACCCTGTGGCCGACCTGCTGGATAAATGGGGGGCTTTCCGAGCGCGGCTTTTCCGGGAATCCTGTGTCTTCCACCGCGGCAACTACGTGAAGGACCTGAGCCGCCTGGGCCGTGACCTGCGCCGCATCATCATTGTCGACAACTCGCCCGCATCCTACATTTTCCACCCCGATAACGCT GTGCCGGTGGCCTCCTGGTTCGATAACATGGCGGACACAGAGCTGCTGGACCTGCTGCCCTTCTTCGAGAGGCTCAGCAAGGTGGAAGACGTGTACGCAGTGCTCAAGAAGCAGCGGACTAACAGCTAg
- the VIL1 gene encoding villin-1 produces the protein MVELSTRVSRTLNKTTPGIQIWRIENMEMVPVPTKSYGNFYEGDCYILLLTRKTGSSFSYNIHYWLGKESSQDEQGAAAIYTTLMDDHLGTVAVQYREVQGHESETFRTYFKQGLIYKKGGVASGMKHVETNTYNVQRLLHVKGKKNVVAGEVEMSWKSFNQGDVFLLDLGQLIIQWNGPESNQNERLKAMILAKDIRDRERGGRAKVGVVDGENEGASPELMQVLTHVLGEKGDIKAATPDDKVDQKLKSSLKLYHISNASGNLVIQEVATRPLTQDMLLHEDCYILDQGGLKIFVWKGKNANKEEKQQAMSRALGFIKAKNYPESTSVETENDGSESTIFRQLFQKWTVPNQTRGLGKTNTVGKVAKVEQVKFDATTLHAKPQMAAQQKMVDDGSGEVEVWRVENLELTPVEKRWLGHFYGGDCYLVLYTYFVGPKVNRIIYLWQGLQASTDELAASAYQAVALDQKYNNEPVQVRVTMGKEPAHLMAIFKGKMVVYMGGTLRVGNEEPTPSTRLFQVRGTNEYNTKAFEVPIRASSLNSNDVFVLKTPTRCYLWCGKGCSGDEREMGKSVADIISKTEKLVIAEGQEPPEFWVALGGKSQYADTKRLQEENASVSPRLFECSNKTGTFLATEIVDFTQDDLEEHDVYLLDTWDQVFFWIGKDANESEKEAAAVMAQEYLRSDPSGRDLDTPIIVVKQGHEPPTFTGWFLAWDPLKWADKKSYEALKAELGDEGSLKQLTSEFTSRQQVFTTTTPLLPDKLETLPLDVLVNTSAEDLPQGVDPSRKEYHLSDQDFQAVFGMSRSTFSNLPLWKQQKLKKDKGLF, from the exons ATGGTGGAGCTCAGCACCAGAGTCAGCAGGACACTCAACAAGACCACGCCGGGCATCCAGATATGGCGAATCGAG AACATGGAGATGGTGCCAGTGCCCACCAAAAGCTATGGCAACTTCTACGAGGGGGATTGCTACATCCTGCTGTTG ACACGCAAGACTGGGAGCAGCTTCAGCTACAACATCCACTACTGGCTGGGCAAGGAGTCAAGCCAGGATGAGCAGGGGGCAGCCGCCATCTACACCACCCTGATGGATGACCACCTGGGCACAGTGGCCGTGCAGTATCGCGAGGTGCAGGGCCACGAGAGTGAGACCTTCCGCACCTACTTCAAGCAGGGACTCAT CTATAAGAAGGGTGGGGTGGCCTCAGGCATGAAGCATGTGGAGACAAACACCTACAACGTCCAGCGCCTGCTGCATGTGAAGGGCAAGAAGAATGTGGTGGCAGGAGAG GTGGAGATGAGCTGGAAAAGCTTCAACCAGGGGGACGTGTTCCTGCTAGACCTGGGCCAGCTTATCATCCAGTGGAACGGCCCTGAGAGCAACCAAAATGAGAGGCTGAAG GCAATGATCCTGGCCAAGGACATCCGGGACCGGGAGCGTGGGGGCCGTGCCAAGGTGGGCGTAGTGGATGGTGAGAACGAGGGTGCCTCGCCAGAGCTCATGCAGGTCCTCACGCACGTGCTGGGTGAGAAGGGGGACATCAAGGCAGCCACCCCTGATGACAAAGTGGACCAGAAACTCAAGTCATCCCTCAAGCTCTACCA CATCTCCAATGCCAGTGGGAACCTGGTCATACAGGAGGTGGCAACTCGACCCCTGACTCAAGATATGCTCCTGCATGAG GACTGCTACATCCTTGATCAAGGAGGTCTCAAGATCTTTGTGTGGAAGGGCAAGAATGCCAacaaggaggagaagcagcaggcgATGAGCAGGGCACTG GGTTTCATCAAAGCCAAGAACTACCCAGAGAGCACCAGCGTGGAGACAGAGAATGATGGGTCCGAGTCAACCATATTCAGGCAGCTCTTCCAGAAATGGACTGTCCCCAACCAGACCAGAGGGTTGGGCAAGACCAACACCGTGGGTAAAGTGG ccAAGGTGGAGCAGGTGAAGTTTGACGCCACCACGCTGCACGCCAAACCCCAGATGGCTGCCCAGCAGAAGATGGTGGATGACGGATCTGGGGAGGTGGAG GTCTGGCGTGTGGAGAACCTCGAGCTCACACCCGTGGAGAAGAGGTGGCTGGGCCATTTCTACGGTGGGGACTGCTACTTGGTGCTTTACACTTATTTCGTGGGGCCCAAGGTGAACCGCATCATCTACCTCTGGCAG GGCCTCCAAGCCAGCACGGATGAGCTGGCTGCCTCTGCCTACCAAGCCGTCGCCCTGGACCAGAAGTACAACAATGAGCCCGTGCAGGTCCGTGTCACCATGGGCAAGGAGCCAGCCCACCTGATGGCCATCTTCAAGGGCAAGATGGTGGTGTACATG GGTGGCACCTTGCGGGTGGGCAACGAGGAGCCCACACCATCCACCCGCCTCTTCCAAGTGCGTGGCACCAATGAGTACAACACCAAGGCCTTCGAGGTGCCCATCCGCGCCTCATCCCTCAACTCCAATGATGTCTTCGTGCTCAAGACTCCCACCCGCTGCTACCTGTGGTGTGGGAAG ggctgcagcgGGGATGAGCGTGAGATGGGCAAATCAGTGGCTGACATCATCTCCAAGACAGAGAAGTTAGTGATCGCAGAAGGACAGGAACCGCCTGAGTTCTGGGTGGCCCTGGGGGGCAAGTCCCAGTATGCTGACACCAAGAG gctgcaggaggagaatgCCTCTGTGTCCCCCCGACTCTTTGAGTGCTCCAACAAGACAGGCACCTTCTTGGCCACGGAGATTGTAGACTTCACCCAGGATGACCTAGAAGAACATGATGTTTATCTGCTTGACACCTGGGACCAG GTTTTCTTCTGGATTGGGAAAGATGCCAATGAGTCGGAGAAGGAGGCGGCAGCGGTGATGGCGCAGGAGTACCTGCGGAGCGACCCCAGCGGGAGAGACCTTGACACCCCCATCATCGTGGTGAAGCAGGGCCATGAGCCCCCCACCTTCACGGGCTGGTTCCTGGCCTGGGACCCTCTCAAATGGGCT GACAAGAAATCCTATGAGGCGCTGAAAGCTGAGCTGGGGGATGAGGGCAGCCTCAAGCAGCTCACCTCA GAGTTCACATCCAGGCAGCAGgtcttcaccaccaccaccccgcTCCTCCCTGACAAACTGGAGACTCTGCCCCTCGACGTGCTGGTGAACACCTCAGCTGAGGACCTGCCACAGGGTGTGGATCCCAGCAGGAAGGAG TACCACCTCTCCGACCAGGACTTCCAGGCTGTTTTTGGCATGAGCCGCTCCACCTTCAGCAACCTGCCTTTGTGGAAACAacagaagctgaagaaggaCAAAGGACTCTTCTag